GCGCCCGATGTATCCCGAGGAGGACCTCACCGGCGCGAAGCACCGCCTGTGCACCTTCCTCGAGCAGTACTGGGGCGGCCCGAAGACGTACGGCGCGGAGCGGGGCCACCCGCGACTGCGGATGCGCCATGCCGTGTTCCCGGTCTCCCCCTCGGCGCGGGATGCGTGGCTGCGCCACATGCGCACCGCGCTGGACACCCTGGAGCTGGCGCCCCTGCACGAGCAGACGCTGTGGGACTACCTCGAGCGGGCCGCGCACTCGCTGCTCAACACCGTCGACGGCGGCCGGGCCCCGGCC
The window above is part of the Brachybacterium vulturis genome. Proteins encoded here:
- a CDS encoding globin, with the protein product MTSSTPQPARISFYEAVGGHETFARLVDRFYEGVAEDPELRPMYPEEDLTGAKHRLCTFLEQYWGGPKTYGAERGHPRLRMRHAVFPVSPSARDAWLRHMRTALDTLELAPLHEQTLWDYLERAAHSLLNTVDGGRAPAAGQDVPGRLS